One Chlorobaculum limnaeum genomic window carries:
- the mrdA gene encoding penicillin-binding protein 2 encodes MDDFQRGIKLTIFLIAAVFLFFTGRLFWLQIVDHDSIGSRSGSIRRIWEQAPRGHFIDRNGVTVLENRALYTLKIIPSELRESSVPYLAYLLEIPVEELKAKIAEAKEYSPFAVSTVYRDLNEFVVARISENLWRLPGVIIEIEDKRKYSDLFRGTHLFGYLRNVNKAQLDTLAEKGYTPDDKIGFTGLERFYEEVLRGDKGARYELVNPLGMLVGKYNEGKSDVPSIKGNDLYLTVDAELQQLAENLLRATGKSGAVVAIDPSDGGILALCSEPDFDLDILNGKTRKKEWAEIALSPQKPLFNRAVQAAYPPGSTYKMVLAIAGLEEGIIKPEDTILCTGGWTYGGRTFHCHGGHAHGTVNLKKAIIESCNIYFYQLMLKVGLQKWNEYGKMFGFGQREGIDLPGERRGLLPDAAYYDRRYGKNRWTKGYLVSLSIGQGELGATPLQLANYTATLANNGVWHEPHLIRGYRDTRTGIYVPMQHESRTLPVSKQTFDIIKEGMQGVVMQGTGTMAQVPGVTVAGKTGTSQNPHGKDHAWFICFAPVENPKIAIAVLVENAGFGGSISAPIAREMINYYINEKNKPKTEASAIKAVAKVKAINDSLNTKPPAAENSAAGAVTDSTSTAPPAAEESTD; translated from the coding sequence ATGGATGATTTTCAGCGCGGAATCAAGCTGACCATATTCCTCATCGCCGCCGTTTTCCTCTTTTTTACCGGTCGTCTCTTCTGGCTTCAGATTGTCGATCATGACTCCATCGGGTCGAGATCGGGGAGCATTCGCAGAATCTGGGAGCAAGCGCCGAGAGGCCATTTTATCGACAGGAATGGCGTGACCGTTCTCGAAAACCGGGCACTCTACACCCTCAAGATCATCCCCTCCGAACTGCGAGAGTCAAGCGTCCCCTACCTGGCTTACCTGCTCGAAATTCCGGTCGAGGAGCTGAAAGCGAAAATCGCCGAGGCTAAAGAGTACAGTCCGTTTGCCGTTTCGACCGTTTACCGCGATCTGAACGAGTTCGTCGTGGCCCGCATCAGCGAGAACCTCTGGCGCTTGCCCGGCGTAATCATCGAAATCGAGGACAAGCGAAAATACAGCGACCTGTTTCGCGGAACCCACCTCTTCGGCTATCTGCGCAACGTGAACAAGGCGCAGCTCGACACGCTGGCCGAAAAGGGCTACACGCCGGATGACAAGATCGGTTTCACCGGCCTCGAACGCTTTTACGAAGAGGTGCTGCGGGGTGACAAGGGCGCGCGTTACGAACTGGTCAATCCGCTCGGAATGCTGGTCGGAAAGTACAACGAGGGCAAGAGCGACGTACCGTCGATAAAGGGCAACGACCTCTACCTCACCGTTGACGCGGAGCTTCAGCAGCTCGCCGAAAATCTGCTCCGGGCGACGGGCAAATCAGGCGCGGTGGTGGCCATCGACCCCTCGGACGGCGGCATACTGGCGCTGTGCAGCGAGCCCGATTTCGATCTCGACATCCTCAACGGCAAGACCCGCAAAAAGGAGTGGGCCGAAATCGCCCTTTCGCCGCAGAAGCCGCTCTTCAACCGCGCCGTCCAGGCCGCCTACCCGCCCGGCTCCACCTACAAGATGGTGCTCGCGATTGCCGGACTCGAAGAGGGCATCATCAAACCCGAAGACACCATTCTCTGCACCGGAGGCTGGACTTACGGAGGGCGCACCTTCCACTGCCACGGCGGCCACGCTCACGGAACCGTCAATCTCAAGAAAGCGATCATCGAGTCGTGCAACATCTACTTCTACCAGCTCATGCTCAAGGTCGGCCTCCAGAAGTGGAACGAATACGGCAAGATGTTCGGATTCGGTCAGCGCGAGGGGATCGACCTGCCCGGCGAGCGGCGCGGTCTGTTGCCTGATGCGGCTTACTACGACCGCCGGTACGGAAAGAACCGGTGGACGAAAGGCTATCTGGTGAGCCTCTCCATCGGCCAGGGCGAACTTGGCGCGACGCCCCTGCAACTGGCCAACTACACGGCGACGCTGGCCAACAACGGCGTGTGGCATGAGCCACACCTGATCCGGGGATACCGCGACACGCGCACCGGCATCTATGTGCCGATGCAGCACGAATCGCGCACCTTGCCGGTTTCGAAACAGACCTTCGACATCATCAAGGAGGGAATGCAGGGCGTGGTGATGCAGGGCACCGGCACTATGGCGCAGGTGCCGGGGGTGACGGTGGCGGGCAAAACCGGCACATCGCAGAACCCGCACGGCAAGGATCACGCCTGGTTCATCTGCTTCGCGCCGGTCGAGAACCCGAAGATCGCCATCGCGGTGCTGGTGGAGAACGCCGGTTTCGGCGGCAGCATCTCCGCCCCGATCGCGCGGGAAATGATCAACTACTACATCAACGAGAAGAACAAGCCAAAAACCGAAGCGTCAGCAATCAAGGCCGTCGCCAAGGTCAAAGCGATCAACGATTCACTGAATACGAAACCTCCCGCCGCAGAAAACTCCGCTGCGGGAGCGGTAACCGATTCGACCAGCACCGCGCCACCAGCCGCGGAGGAGAGCACCGACTGA